Proteins from a single region of Primulina tabacum isolate GXHZ01 chromosome 5, ASM2559414v2, whole genome shotgun sequence:
- the LOC142546615 gene encoding LOW QUALITY PROTEIN: protein PIN-LIKES 2-like (The sequence of the model RefSeq protein was modified relative to this genomic sequence to represent the inferred CDS: deleted 1 base in 1 codon): protein MESIFAQNQNSMHSTRDDLIHSILPLLKLICLTVFGLILAHPTTQLVPKATFKLLSKLVFALFLPCVIFTHLGEAITLKNFVRWWFIPVNVILSTAIGCVLGFIVAKICRPPPEFVRFTVIMTAFGNTGNLPLAIVGSICRSSDNLFGPECHTNGIAYVSFAQWVAVLLLYTLVYHMMEPPLEYYELVEDDLEIQEHLLTNDLSRPLFVEAEWPGMEDRETEHCKTPLIARVFGNASIISQISIPDPDSSDEYVHVRGSPKSLRCLAEPRMVRKIRTVAEKTPISHILQPPTFATLLAFLIGMIPPIKSVVYGDNAPLAFITDSLEILAGAMVPLVMLILGGMLAEGPNESKLGIRTTVGIIVARLLVLPLVGVGVVSLADRLNFFIHGDMMYRFVILLQYSTPSAILLGAVANLRGYAVKEASALLFWQHVLAVFSLAMCAIVYFKMLLPYA, encoded by the exons ATGGAAtccatttttgctcaaaatcAGAATAGCATGCACTCCACTAGGGATGATCTTATACACTCCATTCTTCCGTTACTGAAACTCATCTGTCTAACTGTTTTTGGGTTAATTCTCGCTCACCCAACAACGCAATTGGTTCCAAAGGCCACTTTCAAGCTTCTTAGCAAGCTCGTGTTTGCATTGTTCTTGCCTTGTGTGATCTTCACTCATCTCGGGGAAGCTATAACTCTGAAGAATTTTGTCCGATGGTGGTTTATACCTGTTAATGTGATTCTTAGTACTGCTATAGGCTGTGTTCTGGGCTTCATAGTGGCAAAGATATGCCGCCCTCCTCCAGAATTTGTTAGGTTTACAGTTATTATGACGGCATTTGGAAACACGGGAAACCTCCCTCTTGCTATTGTCGGGTCCATTTGCCGTAGCTCCGATAATCTATTTGGTCCAGAATGTCACACAAATGGGATAGCTTATGTATCTTTTGCTCAATGGGTTGCTGTTCTTCTTCTCTACACTCTGGTTTACCACATGATGGAGCCGCCATTGGAATATTACGAGCTTGTTGAGGATGATCTTGAAATTCAGGAACATTTATTAACGAATGATCTTAGCCGACCACTCTTTGTAGAAGCTGAATGGCCCGGAATGGAAGATAGAGAAACTGAGCACTGTAAAACTCCATTAATAGCCAGAGTATTTGGGAATGCATCGATCATTTCTCAAATTTCTATTCCGGATCCTGATTCATCGGAT GAGTATGTTCACGTCCGTGGGAGTCCAAAATCACTCAGATGCTTAGCTGAGCCACGAATGGTTAGAAAAATAAGAACTGTTGCTGAGAAAACTCCAATCTCTCACATTCTTCAGCCCCCGACATTTGCTACATTGTTGGCTTTTCTGATTGGTATGATTCCGCCTATCAAATCTGTTGTCTATGGTGATAATGCTCCACTTGCATTCATCACGGATAGTTTAGAAATACTGGCTGGAGCGATGGTGCCTTTGGTAATGCTAATTCTTGGAGGGATGCTTGCTGAGGGTCCCAACGAATCAAAACTTGGAATTAGAACTACAGTCGGCATTATAGTTGCGAGACTCTTGGTTCTCCCCTTAGTAGGTGTAGGGGTTGTTTCTTTGGCAGAtagactaaatttttttatccatGGGGATATGATGTATCGATTCGTGATTCTTTTGCAGTACTCGACACCGAGTGCCATCTTGTTGGGAGCAGTGGCTAACTTGAGGGGTTATGCAGTAAAAGAAGCGTCGGCCCTACTCTTTTGGCAACATGTCTTAGCTGTTTTCTCACTGGCAATGTGTGCCATAGTTTACTTTAAGATGCTGCTTCCTTATGCTTGA